The genomic interval GAGCAAAAGCCACAGAGTAGGATTGATCCTGGTGAGCCTGGCGAGCCTGGCGGGTGGGGAGGAGCCCTGTCCTGGAGCACAGGGTGAAGCTTTAAAGGGCAGGAGATGCAGCAGCTAGACTCAGGGCCCTGCTGCCCGGCCTTTTGCCCGCAGACTTTGGCTTTGCACAGCACATGTCTCCCTGGGACGAGAAGCACGTGCTCCGTGGCTCCCCACTATACATGGCCCCCGAGATGGTGTGTCAGCGGCAGTACGATGCCCGTGTGGACCTCTGGTCCGTGGGGGTCATCCTGTACGGTGAgagctctgtccccagccccaacccccgGACCTCCACCATGTGTCCTCAGGCAAGACCTCTCTAGGGCCCCTCTTAAGGGGTTCTAATGAATGTGACTCTGCAGGCCCGGAGTCCCTGCCATGAGAGGTGTCAGCCCCCGACCCCAAGGTATGGGCCAGGCGAGGCTTGACCCTGTCCCCTCccagcctgccctctgcctcccttccacaGAAGCCCTCTTCGGGCAGCCCCCCTTTGCCTCCAGGTCGTTCTCAGAGCTGGAGGAGAAGATCCGGAGCAACCGGGTTATCGAGGTGGGTCTCAGAAAGCCCTGGCAACCTGTTGGGAGAGGGCTTCGGGGCCCTGAGTTAGGTGCCCTCGCTGCCACTGCACAGCCTGGGGCATGGGCTCCAGGCTGGCTTTGTGGTGCTAGACGTGCTCTAGAGGGGAGGTTGGGGCTCTAGAGGGTTCTGGGAACCCGGATCAGCTCCAGACAGGATGCAAAGGGACTGCCCCACTGATTGTGTGCGGGCCCTCTGTGGGAGCAAAGCCAGCAGGCCAGGCCCAGCCTTACCAAGAGGGATCggggaaggaaaagcaagtaCATGGGGTTCACAACAGCAAGGCTTCCTGCGAGGGcgtggctcccccccccccccccccccccggcacccAGCGCCTTGTCCTGTCACTGTTCTTCCCGAGACTCCAGTTCTCCCCCTGTACACATGTTCCTCTGGGGCATCCCTGACCggcccctgggctggggctgaggtGCTGGGGCCCCCTGTGATCTGGCTCCCaccctccctgcagctccccctgcggCCCCCGCTCTCCCGAGACTGCCGGGACCTGCTGCAGCGGCTCCTGGAGCGGGACCCCAATCGTCGCATCTCCTTCCAGGACTTCTTTGCCCACCCCTGGGTGGACCTGGAGCacatgcccagcagggagagcCTGGCTCGTGCGGTAAAAGGGCCAGCGGGAGGGCGGAGGAGGAGGGCAGGTTGAGGGGGGCGCTCATTAACCCCATTTGGTGAAGCACCAGGGATCTGCCCCTCTCCTTTCGTGCTGAGCCTGGGGACGGGCCTGACCCCTGACCTGCCTGTCCCCCAGACCGCCCTTGTGGTGCAGGCTGTGAAGAAGGACCAGGACGGGGAGGCTGCGGCCGCTTTATCCCTCTACTGCCAAGCACTGGACTTCTTCGTGCCTGCCCTTCACTGTGAGTGCCTTGAGCCCTGGGGTGCAGCGGGGGGGGCAGCCCCAGCTGCAGTGGATGGATTCcagaagcagctccccacccaGAGTTTTGTGGGAGACAAGGCAGTTTTGAGGGTAAATCTGGCACTTGGTCCTTTTGAGGGTCCCAGAGGATTTGGTGGGGGGGCAGAGCAGACACCTCACGCAAACCCCCACTATCTGCAGATGAAGTGGATGCCCAGCGGAAGGAGGCAATTAAGGCAAAGGTAGGTGAGGGACCCGCCTGGGGTGGGCGATCCTGGGGTCTCTGCAAACCGGCTCTCTTAGAACTAAGAACCAAAACTTCATTCCTAGGGAGGGTCAGGTCCATCTCAGTGGCCCCCTGTCCTTACAGCATGGGGCAGAACCTGGAGGTGGGTGCCGGGGAGGAAGGTGAGGTTGGGGCAGCACCTTATCAGCCCTTCCCCTCCTGCAGGTGAGGCAGTACGTGTCCCGGGCTGAGGAGCTCAAAGCCATCGTCTCCTCCTCCAATCAGGCCCTGCTGAAGCAGGGGACTTCTGCACGTGACTTGCTCAGAGGTAGGCCTGGTTCCTGGCCTCAGGCCCCAGCAGCTTCCCTCCAGCCTAAGGGGGCAGCAGCATGGGGTAGTTTCCCTGAGATGGAAAGCAGGCTGCTCCTCCTCACCCTGAGCCTTTGTCCTCATCCCAGAGATGGCCCGGGACAAGCCTCGCCTCCTTGCTGCCCTGGAAGTGGCTTCGGCCGCCACAGCCAAGGTAGGCACACAGTGCGAGGGGTTCACGTGGGGCAGGAAAAGTGCAGGGCATGACATGAAGTGACCTGTTGTCCCCGTGGTTGTAGGAGGAGGAAGCCGGTGGGGAACAGGATGCCCTGGACCTGTACCAGCATGGCCTGGGGGAGTTGCTGGTGCTGCTGGCAGGTGAGCGCACCCCCACCATCACCACTGGCCCCCAGGCCGCGGGCTGCCCATCGCTCACCGCACACCCTCCCTCTCTTTGTAGCGGAGCCCCCAGGCCAGAGGCGGGAGCTGCTTCACACTGAGGTGCCTGCCGTGGTTGAGAGGGTTGGGaggcttcctcttcccctcttccccctgctcccatGCTGGGGGTCCTCAGCTTCCCGCAGGGTGTTCCAAGGCTGGGAGTCAGACCTCACAGCCTGGGGAATTCCAGGGGCCCTGCGCGCTCCATCAGGGGCTCAGGTGCCGGGGGTCAGGGCACGGGGACAGACAGGGTGGCGCTGCTTTGGTTGGAAAGGCCTCCTGGAGAAGGGAGCAGATAAAGAGCTCAGGGGGCCTGGTTTGGGTGGTGTGGAGGGTTCTGGAGAGCATCGAGCATGAGGAGGAAAGCAGTTTGAAGGCCCCTCCGGCCCACACCCCCATGGACGTGTCTTCCCCCGGCAGGTTCAGAACCTCATGGCTCGAGCTGAATACCTGAAGGAGCAGGTCAAGGTGGGCATGCGGGCTGGCTGCATCCTGCCCTTCTCTGCCTGCGGCTGCCTGTCCCCTGCACCCCCTTACATGTCTCCCCCTTCCGTCTTCCTCTGAAGGTCCCCCCATCGCTGTCTCTGTCCTTGGCACTCATGCTCAGCCGCTTAGCGGCTGCTCAGTGTGGCCCTGTGCCCACATGTCGCTGTCTCTCACCCCTGCGCTGCCTTTACGTTCCACAGATGAGGGAGTCTCACTGGGCCGCTGAGACCCTGGACAAAGAAGGGCTGTCGGAGTCTGTTCGAAGCTGTGAGTCCTGCCCTGGAGTCGGACCCTTACCAAGgagagggaagggctgggggcGGCCCTGGATTCTGCTTCTGTGCCAGAGGCTTAAAATGGACTttcccccccttcctctccacAGCGTGCACCCTGCAGTGACCCTGGAGGGATGACTGGATGGGCCACAGCCACCCCTAATTGGGACACACTCCCTTAGACTGACGCCCAGAATTCTGTGGCCCTCCGGAACACTATGGAACAGGCTTCCTGGATGGGCAACTCTTAGACAACCCCCCACACACATCCCAGGATCCCCAGCCCCCCTCAAGATCTTCTGCACTTCCCAGGAGGTCTGATGGCCCATGTCGGTGTTGGCAGCACTGGGCCTtggccctgggggaaggggaccAGGACTCTGGGAGAAGAGATTCCTTCATGTGACTTTGGTTATGTGGTGGTTGCTGGATCCTGAGCCTGGCACTCTGGGGACATGAGGCCCTAGTTTTGCTCTGAGAACGGGGCAGGGGGCCTTCCGCAGGCACTTCTGTTCTTGCCTCTTCCCCTCTCAGCAGGCAGCTGTGCCCTGTGCCCACccctgccttcctggaaaccCTTATTGCAACTCGCCTCCCTCCTTGCATGGGACCGGGGCACTCCCAAGACCCTCAGGGACCACCCACCTCTCGGTGTGGACTCAGGCCCACAGAGTGCCCAGTTTTCCTGGGAGCTGACCCTCGCTCACCCTCTGAGTATTTTAAGATAATCCTTCAGACGTGAAAATAATGTACTTTTCAGGGGTGGGGTCGATTTAAGAAAGCCATGCCTTGTTCCTGCTCTGGCCCAGGGGGCACAAGGGGAGTGGTCTGCAGCCTTCATCCTTCACCCCTACTTGCCTCAGAGCTGGTCCTGGCTTGGAGTGGGGAGGCATGGAGGCTGCCAGACCCCCTAAGAAAGAGCCAGCAATCCAGGGACCTGGTTCTGGGTCTGATGTTgctgctacccccccccccccccgtgtgtgaccctgggcaagtccttACCCCTTTCTGGTCCCGACCTCGCCAGCTCTCCAGTGATGCTGTTAATACCTCCTCAGCTCCCCACATGGGCTTTTAAGAGGACAAAGTGACTAATCTAGAGAACAGTGTTCACCCAGTGGAATTATTTGGgggttcttttaattttaaaaatccacaaggGTGCTGATGATACGTAACCTTTGTGCTCTTTAGTGCCTCCTTGGGACAGGAGGCGTCTTCTTTGCAGGAGGCTAGGTATAAAGAATGTAATTCATGGTTtctctattaaattattttctgaacttgTGCTTCTCTTCTTGCCCTGGAAAAAATAGGGTATCTCCTGGTTcacaggctggggctggagggatCCCAGGAAATGCAGGGAAACTtgagggagagcagggaaggtCCCCAGCCTCCCCATGCCCTTGTCCTCCGGACTGGTGAGTCAGCAGTGAGCCAGAGCAGTGAGCATTCTCTCCAGGGTCTAGTGCCCAAACCCAGCTCCCCAGACCCCAAGCTGAAACAGTTTCCATCAGCCTGCTGTCCCCCTACCATGTCCTGGTCTGAACAGCAGCCAGGAGCATCTTTGGGGAGTTAAGGAGGGGGAGCTGCCTGCCTTTGAGGGGCCTCCAGTGTGGCCAGGGAAGGGCTTCCATACTGGGAAGGCCTTAATTTCCCCCCCAAGCCCTTGGCCTGGCCATTAGGGGGCAGTGTCAAGCAGTGGTCTAGAGGGCAGAAGGCATGACCAACATCTTGGCTCTGCCCTTTGGCTCTGAAGCTTGGGACCCATTAGCTGGTTTCTTGGTAAAATGAGGATGAAGGTAAGTGGCTGGTGATGGTTTGTAAGGATGAAAGGAGTTCCTGTATGTGAGCCTGACACAGTACAAGTTCAACACAATGTTATTTTCAGATTTAGGGAAAGGAATGTACTTCAGGTTATCTCTGGGAGTAGGCTGCTCAAGAAAGCCTCgagaaaaatgagggaaaggaaggagagtgaCTTGACCCAGTGGGCGGGCGGATGGAGAAGACTGGatgggagggagagtgggaataAGGAAGGGCGGGCTTGAAAGACCAACGGAACAGAAGGATAATGGGCTCAAGCGTTGGCCCGCGGACCCCACTGTGTGTATGTGATGTCTGCATTGTGCTTCATTGGCTGTGCCCAAATAAGAGTCCAAAACTCCtacagatgggggtggggaggaggacccCACTTCAGGGACAGGAAAGGCCGGGGAAGCTGAGGCCAGTGGAGGAGGCCCAGGAGAAGGAAACTTCTGGGGCCTCAGGCTGGTCGTGTCTAAGCCACCTGCCAAGGAAGGAGGCAGCTCAGCCAGAGGAGGTGGGCTTCGCTCTCTAGGGCTCTCTTCGAATGGTGGAGACGTATAGGAAATATGctaatctgctttaaaaaatacatatttttcctccTAGGAGCGAGTTTCTGTCTCTCACATTTAACACTTCGAAAGTGCGCAAAACAGAGCAGACATGCCCCAGCGTTCGCGTGCCTTacccaccccatcctcccacttACACTCAGTTCCCCAAGCCCAGAGCCAGCACTAGGCCAAGCTGGGGGAGCCCCTGAGCCTCGGGTCCCTCTTCCTCCCAAGGGGCCAGCCCTGGGAGCAGCAGATGGACCACTGGAGCAGACTGAGGGTTCCCTGTGCTCAGCCTGCCCTTTCTTCTGCCCTTTCTTCTGCTAAGTAGGAAGAAGTGGAAGGACCAAGAACTTTGGTTCCTGCAGGAGGTCATCTagaagaactctttttttttttaaagactttatttatttatttgatagagatcacaagtaggcagagaggcaggcagagagaggggagggggagaagcaggctcccagagagctctgagcagagagcccagtgcagggc from Mustela erminea isolate mMusErm1 chromosome 5, mMusErm1.Pri, whole genome shotgun sequence carries:
- the ULK3 gene encoding serine/threonine-protein kinase ULK3 isoform X1, which encodes MAGPAWGPPRLDGFILTERLGSGTYATVYKAYAKKDTREVVAIKCVAKKSLNKASVENLLTEIEILKGIRHPHIVQLKDFQWDSDNIYLIMEFCAGGDLSRFIHTRRILPEKVARVFMQQLASALQFLHERNISHLDLKPQNILLSSLEKPHLKLADFGFAQHMSPWDEKHVLRGSPLYMAPEMVCQRQYDARVDLWSVGVILYEALFGQPPFASRSFSELEEKIRSNRVIELPLRPPLSRDCRDLLQRLLERDPNRRISFQDFFAHPWVDLEHMPSRESLARATALVVQAVKKDQDGEAAAALSLYCQALDFFVPALHYEVDAQRKEAIKAKVRQYVSRAEELKAIVSSSNQALLKQGTSARDLLREMARDKPRLLAALEVASAATAKEEEAGGEQDALDLYQHGLGELLVLLAAEPPGQRRELLHTEVQNLMARAEYLKEQVKMRESHWAAETLDKEGLSESVRSSCTLQ
- the ULK3 gene encoding serine/threonine-protein kinase ULK3 isoform X2 — encoded protein: MAGPAWGPPRLDGFILTERLGSGTYATVYKAYAKKDTREVVAIKCVAKKSLNKASVENLLTEIEILKGIRHPHIVQLKDFQWDSDNIYLIMEFCAGGDLSRFIHTRRILPEKVARVFMQQLASALQFLHERNISHLDLKPQNILLSSLEKPHLKLADFGFAQHMSPWDEKHVLRGSPLYMAPEMVCQRQYDARVDLWSVGVILYEALFGQPPFASRSFSELEEKIRSNRVIELPLRPPLSRDCRDLLQRLLERDPNRRISFQDFFAHPWVDLEHMPSRESLARATALVVQAVKKDQDGEAAAALSLYCQALDFFVPALHYEVDAQRKEAIKAKVRQYVSRAEELKAIVSSSNQALLKQGTSARDLLREMARDKPRLLAALEVASAATAKEEEAGGEQDALDLYQHGLGELLVLLAGSEPHGSS